A DNA window from Vigna unguiculata cultivar IT97K-499-35 chromosome 10, ASM411807v1, whole genome shotgun sequence contains the following coding sequences:
- the LOC114167320 gene encoding peroxidase P7-like, whose product MALRGYFFVLVFVALASSAFSELSSHYYDYSCPKALSTIKTAVEAAVQKERRMGASLTRLHFHDCFVNGCDGSILLDSTSSIDSEKNSNANFQSARGFEVVDEIKQAVDEACGKPVVSCADILAVAARDSVVALGGPSWKVKLGRRDSTTASRAAADANIPAPFFSLSQLITNFRNHGLDEKDLVVLAGGHSIGYARCATFRAHIYNDSNIDPDFAKDLKYICPTAGADSNLSPLDSTAAQFDKNYYSNLVQKKGLLHSDQELFNGGSTDELVREYSYDSEDFYEDFAKSMIKMGNIQPLTGNQGEIRVNCRKVNQ is encoded by the exons ATGGCATTGCGTGGATATTTCTTCGTACTTGTGTTTGTTGCTCTTGCAAGCTCAGCTTTCTCAGAATTGTCATCTCATTACTATGACTACTCTTGCCCCAAAGCTTTGAGCACCATCAAAACTGCTGTGGAGGCGGCGGTACAGAAAGAACGTCGTATGGGAGCATCCTTGACACGCCTGCACTTCCATGATTGCTTTGTTAAC GGCTGCGATGGTTCGATTCTTCTAGATTCAACATCCTCCATTGACAGCGAGAAGAATTCAAATGCGAATTTCCAATCAGCTAGAGGGTTTGAAGTGGTGGATGAGATCAAGCAGGCTGTGGACGAAGCATGTGGGAAACCTGTTGTTTCTTGCGCAGACATATTGGCTGTTGCAGCTCGTGACTCTGTCGTTGCG TTAGGTGGTCCATCATGGAAGGTGAAACTGGGGAGAAGAGACTCCACCACAGCAAGTCGTGCAGCAGCAGATGCAAACATTCCAGCACCATTTTTCAGCCTCTCTCAACTCATCACCAACTTCAGGAACCATGGCCTTGATGAGAAGGACCTTGTTGTTCTTGCTGGAGGCCACTCCATCGGATATGCACGTTGTGCTACTTTTAGGGCTCATATCTACAACGACTCCAACATCGATCCCGACTTTGCCAAAGATCTCAAATACATTTGCCCTACAGCTGGTGCTGATTCCAACCTTTCTCCTCTGGACTCAACTGCTGCTCAATTTGACAAAAACTATTACTCTAATTTGGTCCAAAAGAAAGGGCTTCTTCACTCCGATCAAGAACTCTTCAATGGTGGCTCTACTGATGAGCTTGTCAGAGAGTATAGCTACGATTCTGAAGATTTCTACGAAGATTTCGCAAAGTCGATGATTAAGATGGGAAATATTCAGCCCCTCACAGGGAATCAAGGTGAAATTCGTGTTAACTGCAGGAAAGTAAACCAATGA